A part of Paenibacillus donghaensis genomic DNA contains:
- a CDS encoding glycoside hydrolase family 88 protein: MSIETKLEWVEEAWVKALDKTLQNSLRVGAGFPHASQGGRYVLEQPFWWTAGFWPGQLWLLYNGSGEETLKTLAEQCEEQLDAVLNEYVRLDHDLGFMWTLTSVASYKLQGNEASKIRALKAANFLAARFNLKGSFIRAWNPWYEGEDNRGYAIIDCAMNTPLLFWASEVTGDPRYRHIAEAHMDTVVKHFIRPDGSVYHIVRFDPDTGAFVEGIGGQGFAAESAWSRGTAWAIYGLTLAYHHTGKTEYLHAAQKVAHFFLARLPEDHVPHWDFRATGESRELRDSSAGACAASGLLLLADQVAEVEASVYREPAERMLESLYRNYGSWDNPAEEGLILHGTSNYPAGTNIDVPLIYGDFFYVEGLARLKGQGPFYWE; the protein is encoded by the coding sequence ATGAGTATAGAGACAAAGCTGGAGTGGGTAGAGGAAGCATGGGTCAAGGCACTGGACAAAACGTTACAGAACAGCCTGAGGGTTGGAGCGGGGTTCCCGCATGCCAGTCAAGGCGGCAGGTATGTACTGGAGCAGCCGTTCTGGTGGACGGCAGGGTTCTGGCCGGGACAGCTCTGGCTGCTGTATAACGGCAGCGGAGAGGAAACTCTCAAGACGCTCGCTGAGCAATGTGAGGAACAGCTGGACGCGGTGCTGAACGAGTATGTGCGGCTGGATCATGATCTCGGCTTCATGTGGACCTTGACCAGTGTCGCCTCCTACAAGCTGCAGGGTAATGAAGCTTCCAAGATTCGGGCGCTGAAGGCGGCAAACTTCCTTGCTGCCCGTTTTAATCTGAAGGGCAGCTTCATTCGCGCCTGGAATCCCTGGTATGAAGGGGAGGATAACCGCGGGTATGCGATTATCGACTGCGCGATGAATACGCCGCTGCTGTTCTGGGCTTCAGAGGTCACCGGCGATCCGCGCTACCGCCATATCGCGGAAGCACATATGGACACGGTGGTGAAGCATTTTATCCGTCCGGACGGCTCGGTCTACCATATTGTCCGCTTCGACCCGGACACTGGTGCATTTGTCGAAGGGATCGGCGGCCAAGGGTTCGCCGCAGAATCGGCCTGGTCGCGCGGAACAGCGTGGGCGATCTACGGGCTTACCTTGGCTTATCATCATACCGGCAAAACCGAATACCTGCATGCGGCCCAGAAGGTAGCTCATTTCTTCCTCGCGCGTCTGCCTGAGGATCATGTGCCGCACTGGGATTTCCGCGCTACCGGTGAGTCGCGGGAGCTGCGCGACTCTTCGGCTGGCGCGTGCGCGGCCAGCGGCTTGCTGCTGCTGGCGGATCAGGTCGCGGAGGTGGAGGCCTCTGTCTATCGCGAGCCGGCAGAGCGGATGCTGGAATCGCTGTACCGCAATTACGGCAGCTGGGACAACCCGGCCGAGGAAGGCCTGATTCTTCACGGCACCAGCAACTACCCGGCGGGCACGAATATCGACGTGCCGTTGATTTATGGCGACTTCTTTTATGTGGAAGGGTTGGCCCGGCTTAAAGGGCAGGGTCCGTTCTACTGGGAGTAA
- a CDS encoding IS4 family transposase, with protein MVNKVAEKVLLCQVTQWLDRNASLLLGDRYAKKLHWGNTVFLFLEAIFRGRKGTQEIADHVESSTWMQECTGIQSIHQSSLNRKLGELPPEVLRELYLSRLEHLLEQEGPSLPKKLKKLGPLAAVDSTSLTLGRVRGQWAYQQTGKNAVKMHTCLHLTGEHSAIPMAPVLSTATVADMDTDVLAALVWQTGITYLFDRGYIHYTQYLQWLQAGILFVARLKQNSKVKVLKTRKVKAAGLVLDADVELTCPKTGKTGVFRLVEYKYTDKKKKAHLVRVLTNRWDITALEVAQLYRYRWKVELFFKCMKSNLHLKKIYSSRNPEAVWNLIYLYLIAYVLCEELRLCYAPKQRIGRVLAVFRLYIKGTLADFLKHLNRPKERTSKGRRNKGGRPATRPKVLKPKPIQF; from the coding sequence TTGGTTAATAAAGTAGCTGAAAAGGTGTTGTTATGTCAAGTCACCCAATGGTTAGATCGCAATGCTTCCTTGCTGCTCGGCGACCGTTATGCCAAAAAACTTCACTGGGGCAACACGGTGTTTCTCTTTTTAGAGGCCATATTTAGAGGACGAAAAGGGACTCAAGAGATTGCAGATCATGTAGAGAGTTCTACGTGGATGCAAGAATGCACCGGAATTCAATCCATTCACCAGTCGTCCTTGAACCGCAAGCTCGGCGAACTGCCCCCGGAGGTGCTCCGTGAGCTATACCTCTCTCGCCTGGAGCATCTGTTGGAACAGGAAGGACCGTCCCTGCCTAAAAAACTGAAAAAGTTGGGCCCCCTCGCAGCAGTCGATTCCACCAGCCTGACGCTGGGGCGGGTTCGCGGCCAATGGGCCTACCAGCAAACTGGAAAAAACGCCGTCAAGATGCATACCTGCTTGCACCTGACGGGCGAGCACTCGGCGATTCCCATGGCTCCGGTGCTTTCTACCGCGACGGTGGCCGATATGGACACTGATGTGCTAGCGGCATTGGTTTGGCAAACAGGGATTACGTATTTGTTCGACCGGGGGTATATTCACTACACTCAATATCTACAATGGCTCCAGGCAGGTATTCTGTTCGTCGCTCGCCTCAAGCAAAATAGCAAAGTGAAGGTGCTTAAAACGCGGAAGGTGAAGGCAGCGGGACTGGTGCTGGATGCGGATGTGGAGCTGACGTGTCCGAAGACGGGGAAAACCGGTGTATTTCGGCTCGTGGAGTACAAGTATACGGACAAGAAAAAGAAGGCTCACCTGGTTCGTGTTCTCACCAATCGCTGGGATATCACGGCTCTCGAAGTCGCACAGCTGTACCGCTACCGCTGGAAAGTAGAACTCTTTTTTAAATGTATGAAATCCAACTTACACCTGAAAAAAATCTATAGCAGCCGGAACCCGGAAGCCGTATGGAACCTGATCTACCTCTACCTGATTGCGTATGTGCTCTGCGAAGAGCTCCGTCTGTGTTATGCACCGAAGCAGCGAATCGGCCGGGTGCTAGCCGTGTTCCGCTTGTATATAAAAGGAACGTTGGCGGATTTCCTGAAGCATCTAAACCGACCGAAAGAGCGAACGAGCAAAGGGCGAAGGAACAAGGGAGGCAGACCAGCGACTCGGCCGAAAGTGTTGAAGCCTAAGCCTATCCAATTTTAG
- a CDS encoding heparinase II/III family protein: MKKEEQTGLKNAGKRELSAGAVAGKQGRNAGEQAEKRELSSGDAGKRELSVEVEAEKHLLSAENMGKQELAGAVSWSSRRLQPAGLQLYYPDGDPGCFWQEVRESPAYQADVAEIVAEGQRLKTLPIPQLTYSLFALYATTGSRLEYERVYFERRRRLNTFALLALLEPENSEHLSQLTEIIWSVCDEYTWCLPAHVGGEDAGISKVIDLFSAETGFTLSEITLLLGERLPRRLQSRVRAEVNNRLFAPYLHNGPHFWETVTHNWAAVCAGSIGSAAMLLMEDAERLEQIIHKVQGTMEFFLQGYGEDGACLEGLGYWNYGFGYFVYYADLLRKLSGGELDWFKHEKVRSIAQFQQKCFLGGDLVANFSDSQPQGSVHLGLSHYLAAEFPQVEAPPSGLGAAYREDHCSRWAPALRSLLWRNPQLNPAEWGSSSSYLPDAQWLLSRHIAEDGGVCGFAAKGGSNGEPHNHNDLGQFILARDGVVYIADLGSGEYTAGYFGAERYTYDCNGSQGHAVPIIDGRHQSAGPQAEAEVLEAAAGGPEAVLAVELSRAYQVEGLHSLKRSFRWQPESAIALKVTDDYEFHAAPGKLVERFVSFCPPVWQEGSVLLAAPGSQEQGVRITCEGNLRPPVFTAHTYRDHFGVEQIWYSIDYEADQPGTQEQYVFAFQFV, from the coding sequence ATGAAAAAAGAAGAGCAGACAGGTTTGAAAAATGCAGGCAAGCGTGAGTTGAGTGCTGGGGCGGTAGCGGGGAAGCAGGGACGTAATGCTGGAGAGCAGGCCGAGAAGCGTGAGTTGAGTAGTGGGGATGCGGGGAAGCGTGAACTGAGTGTTGAGGTAGAGGCGGAGAAGCATCTGCTGAGTGCTGAGAACATGGGGAAGCAGGAACTCGCAGGTGCGGTCAGTTGGTCGAGCCGGCGTCTGCAACCAGCGGGTCTGCAGCTCTATTACCCGGACGGCGACCCGGGCTGTTTCTGGCAGGAGGTGAGGGAGTCACCGGCATATCAAGCTGACGTTGCCGAGATTGTCGCTGAAGGGCAACGTCTGAAAACGCTACCTATTCCACAGCTGACCTATTCGTTATTTGCGCTCTATGCTACAACCGGCTCCCGGCTGGAATATGAGCGGGTATATTTCGAGCGGCGGCGGCGGTTGAATACGTTCGCATTGCTGGCGCTGCTGGAACCGGAGAATTCGGAGCATCTCTCGCAGCTGACAGAGATCATCTGGTCGGTATGCGATGAATATACGTGGTGCCTGCCCGCCCATGTGGGCGGTGAGGATGCCGGGATCTCCAAGGTGATCGACTTGTTCTCGGCGGAAACGGGGTTCACCTTAAGCGAGATAACGCTTCTGCTGGGAGAACGGCTACCGCGGCGGCTGCAATCGCGGGTCAGAGCGGAAGTGAACAACCGGCTGTTTGCTCCCTACTTACATAACGGACCGCATTTCTGGGAGACTGTTACCCATAACTGGGCGGCTGTCTGTGCCGGTTCTATCGGCTCGGCAGCAATGCTGCTGATGGAGGATGCGGAGAGGCTGGAACAGATTATTCATAAAGTGCAGGGGACCATGGAATTTTTTCTGCAGGGTTATGGGGAGGACGGAGCCTGTCTGGAGGGGCTGGGCTACTGGAATTATGGTTTTGGTTATTTCGTCTATTACGCCGATCTGCTCCGCAAGCTGAGCGGCGGGGAGCTGGACTGGTTCAAGCATGAGAAGGTTAGAAGCATCGCTCAGTTTCAGCAGAAATGTTTCCTCGGCGGGGATCTGGTGGCCAATTTCTCCGACTCTCAGCCTCAGGGCAGTGTACATCTAGGGCTGAGCCATTATCTCGCGGCAGAATTCCCGCAAGTGGAAGCGCCGCCATCCGGCTTGGGCGCCGCCTACCGCGAGGATCACTGCAGCCGCTGGGCACCTGCCCTGCGCAGCCTGCTGTGGCGGAATCCGCAGCTGAACCCTGCGGAGTGGGGCAGTTCCAGCAGCTATCTACCGGATGCGCAGTGGCTGCTGTCCCGTCATATTGCCGAGGACGGCGGAGTTTGCGGCTTCGCGGCCAAGGGCGGCAGCAACGGCGAGCCGCATAACCATAACGATCTGGGCCAGTTCATTCTGGCGAGGGATGGAGTGGTCTACATCGCTGATCTGGGCAGCGGGGAATATACGGCAGGTTACTTCGGGGCAGAACGCTATACGTATGATTGCAACGGCTCCCAGGGACATGCTGTGCCGATCATTGACGGCCGCCATCAGTCGGCAGGGCCGCAGGCTGAGGCTGAGGTGCTTGAAGCTGCTGCCGGCGGGCCCGAAGCTGTGCTGGCAGTAGAGTTGAGCCGGGCGTATCAGGTAGAGGGGCTGCACAGCCTGAAACGTTCTTTCCGGTGGCAGCCCGAATCTGCCATTGCGCTGAAGGTCACTGACGATTATGAATTCCATGCTGCGCCCGGCAAGCTGGTCGAACGGTTCGTCAGCTTTTGTCCTCCGGTTTGGCAGGAGGGCAGCGTGCTGCTTGCTGCGCCGGGCTCGCAGGAGCAGGGAGTAAGGATCACTTGCGAGGGGAACCTGCGGCCGCCTGTGTTTACGGCGCACACTTACCGTGACCATTTTGGCGTGGAGCAGATCTGGTACAGCATTGATTATGAGGCGGATCAGCCGGGGACGCAGGAGCAGTATGTATTTGCGTTTCAGTTTGTCTAA
- a CDS encoding response regulator transcription factor, with translation MYNVMLVDDDYPVIELLSETICWEELGFRLMGAHENGQIAWEHAQREMPDILITDIGMPQMNGLELSARIKELKPEVRIAILSCHNEFQYAQAAMRLHVQDYLLKDALDPEDLVQLLRRFKLSMDEENKAGWENSRLKHLFSGTRELRIEQSIKNFIQQPLLSPEKWRAEAAEFGLFAHGESCFPVIAYLEDYRHVKYRFTSEQTLHFALSNVMNEVLEGMKPSGLYVGYNVKSSFLLFSYKPGLQGNIHAEAAALLKTIQSTVFRVLKIHLSFITGEGCETPEGLKQRLNQLLTGEEQRFYLEHGAIAKCKPPAPEGIRQNLFSYYDQASIELREVLLGRQPELAGAVSAKWISLIREQQYLSETVKDWMLKLLLDLKLKLHSLQSARPAYSADTLHKEIVDIDSLPALQEWMNNHLESIVAAKGAGAGACKRVEVTEACQYVSLRLGSRITLDEVADHLHLNASYFSRLFKKEMGVTFIEYITRLKMERAKELLDATHSTVGEICEQLGYDNQSYFIKTFKLHTGATPVEYRG, from the coding sequence ATGTATAATGTGATGCTGGTGGACGATGATTATCCCGTTATCGAGCTGTTGTCCGAGACCATCTGCTGGGAGGAGCTGGGCTTCCGCCTGATGGGTGCCCATGAGAATGGCCAGATCGCCTGGGAGCATGCGCAGCGTGAAATGCCGGATATTCTGATTACGGATATCGGCATGCCGCAGATGAACGGGCTGGAGCTGTCCGCAAGGATCAAGGAGCTGAAGCCGGAGGTGCGCATCGCCATCCTCTCCTGCCATAATGAATTCCAGTATGCCCAGGCGGCGATGCGGCTCCATGTGCAGGATTATCTGCTGAAGGATGCGCTCGACCCGGAGGATCTGGTACAGCTGCTGCGCCGCTTCAAGCTCTCTATGGATGAGGAGAATAAGGCGGGTTGGGAGAATTCCCGCCTGAAGCATCTCTTCAGCGGGACCCGGGAGCTGCGCATAGAGCAGAGCATCAAGAACTTTATCCAGCAGCCGCTGCTGTCCCCCGAGAAGTGGCGGGCAGAGGCGGCAGAATTCGGTCTGTTCGCCCATGGGGAGTCCTGCTTCCCCGTCATCGCTTATCTGGAGGATTACCGTCATGTGAAATACCGCTTCACCTCCGAGCAGACGCTGCATTTCGCGCTCAGCAATGTAATGAATGAGGTGCTGGAGGGGATGAAGCCAAGTGGCCTCTACGTGGGATATAATGTAAAGTCCTCGTTCCTGCTGTTCTCCTACAAACCGGGGCTGCAGGGCAATATCCATGCCGAGGCGGCGGCTCTGCTGAAGACGATCCAGTCCACCGTGTTCAGGGTGCTGAAGATCCATCTGTCCTTCATCACGGGCGAGGGCTGCGAGACGCCTGAAGGTCTGAAGCAGCGCTTGAACCAGCTGCTTACCGGGGAGGAGCAGCGCTTCTATCTGGAGCATGGAGCCATCGCGAAGTGCAAACCGCCCGCTCCCGAAGGCATCCGCCAGAATCTGTTCAGCTATTATGACCAGGCGAGCATTGAACTGCGGGAAGTGCTGCTCGGACGGCAGCCGGAGCTGGCTGGTGCGGTGTCAGCGAAATGGATCTCCTTGATCCGCGAGCAGCAATATCTGTCCGAGACGGTCAAGGACTGGATGCTGAAGCTGCTGCTGGATCTGAAGCTGAAGCTGCATTCGCTACAGTCGGCCCGGCCGGCCTACTCGGCCGACACCTTGCATAAGGAGATCGTTGATATCGATTCCCTGCCTGCGCTGCAAGAGTGGATGAACAACCATCTGGAATCAATTGTGGCCGCCAAAGGAGCCGGGGCGGGGGCCTGCAAACGGGTGGAGGTCACGGAAGCCTGCCAATATGTGTCGCTGCGTCTGGGGTCCAGAATTACGCTGGATGAGGTCGCAGACCATCTGCATCTGAATGCAAGCTATTTTAGCAGACTGTTCAAGAAGGAGATGGGTGTGACCTTTATCGAATATATTACAAGACTGAAAATGGAAAGAGCCAAGGAGCTGCTCGATGCGACCCATTCCACCGTGGGCGAAATTTGCGAGCAGCTAGGCTATGACAACCAGAGCTATTTTATCAAAACCTTCAAACTGCATACTGGAGCGACTCCGGTTGAATACCGCGGTTAA
- a CDS encoding cache domain-containing sensor histidine kinase: MLKKIRELAPKSIRHKLIIASITCILVPAVLTLFIYNSLTQEAVKQQAVANAEDSLTLVGGSVANRLKGMLTIANFVQVNPSLKAYFKLVASGNEVGDKYQRFMDSSRVLDQLDSLTVVGETSYVTILLTNDTYFMNYSVSDYNPLDLKKKPWFGKLTELTGLESYWIGVEETDFAYDKFDHPYQVTIARTLRRDDAEIYGYVVMTIMEDQLHNIFSNLSAGQKVVLLDQFDTIVSGGDPASVGKPFPYADVTNKLKSTTTVSIDGDKYLVAQQQIGFSGWRLVLMQPYKQSIVNISSIFNRVFTIQLISFVVFLALLITLVRTFTKPLVRLGKVTSAVQRGNLHVRSGVRGNDEIGRLGFLFDQMLDRVKEMLAEVSDTQARKRKAELKMLQAQINPHFLFNVLNSIRMKVMKRGDPESAKMIGSLSMLLRMTISREEDEIFLHEEIDLVSHYVGLMNLRQKEEARLLLDIEPDAFLIRVPRFFLQPLVENALIHGLSQHQGQISITAVLQEHYLLLTVEDNGQGMDEEGLKRIGRKIESTESLASAPEEGRSSFSGMGLHNTVERMRMTFGEFFEIKVNSQPGSGTVIEMHIPLKEENRDV; the protein is encoded by the coding sequence ATGTTGAAGAAAATCCGGGAGCTGGCCCCCAAATCGATCCGCCACAAGCTGATTATTGCTTCCATCACCTGTATTCTGGTGCCTGCGGTGCTGACCCTGTTCATCTATAATTCGCTTACCCAGGAGGCTGTGAAGCAGCAGGCGGTTGCCAACGCCGAAGATTCGCTGACACTCGTGGGCGGCTCCGTGGCCAACCGGCTGAAAGGCATGCTGACGATTGCCAATTTCGTACAGGTCAACCCCAGCCTGAAGGCATACTTCAAGCTGGTGGCTTCCGGCAATGAGGTCGGGGACAAGTACCAGCGGTTTATGGATTCCAGCCGGGTGCTGGATCAGCTTGACAGTCTGACAGTAGTGGGCGAGACCAGCTATGTGACCATTCTGCTGACCAATGACACCTATTTCATGAACTATTCAGTCAGCGACTACAATCCGCTCGATCTGAAGAAGAAACCGTGGTTCGGGAAGCTGACAGAGTTGACTGGCCTGGAATCCTACTGGATCGGCGTGGAAGAAACGGATTTCGCCTATGACAAGTTCGATCATCCCTATCAAGTGACGATTGCCCGCACGCTGCGCCGGGATGATGCGGAGATCTACGGGTATGTAGTGATGACGATTATGGAGGACCAGCTGCATAATATCTTCAGCAATCTGTCGGCTGGGCAAAAGGTAGTTCTGCTGGACCAGTTCGATACGATCGTCTCCGGGGGCGATCCGGCCAGCGTCGGGAAACCTTTTCCTTACGCAGATGTTACGAACAAGCTGAAGAGCACAACGACGGTCTCGATAGACGGAGACAAGTATCTGGTGGCCCAGCAGCAGATCGGGTTCAGCGGCTGGCGGCTCGTGCTGATGCAGCCCTATAAGCAGAGCATTGTGAACATCAGCTCGATTTTCAACCGTGTGTTTACAATCCAGCTGATCTCTTTTGTAGTGTTCCTGGCGCTGTTGATCACGCTTGTCCGTACGTTTACGAAACCGCTGGTGCGTCTGGGCAAGGTTACGAGCGCTGTCCAGCGGGGCAATCTGCATGTGCGGTCAGGGGTGCGGGGCAATGATGAGATCGGGCGGCTCGGCTTCCTGTTCGACCAGATGCTGGACCGGGTGAAGGAGATGCTGGCCGAGGTGTCGGACACGCAGGCCCGCAAACGCAAAGCCGAGCTGAAGATGCTGCAGGCCCAGATCAATCCGCATTTTCTGTTCAATGTGCTTAATTCGATCCGCATGAAGGTGATGAAACGCGGCGACCCGGAGAGTGCGAAGATGATTGGGTCGTTGTCGATGCTGCTGCGCATGACAATCAGCCGTGAGGAGGATGAGATCTTCCTGCATGAGGAGATCGATCTGGTCTCGCATTATGTTGGGCTGATGAATCTGCGGCAGAAGGAAGAAGCCAGGCTGCTGCTGGACATCGAACCGGATGCTTTTCTGATCAGAGTCCCGCGTTTTTTCCTCCAGCCGCTGGTGGAGAACGCGCTGATCCACGGCCTCAGCCAGCATCAGGGGCAGATCAGCATTACTGCGGTGCTGCAGGAGCATTATCTGCTGCTGACCGTTGAAGACAATGGGCAAGGCATGGATGAGGAGGGGCTGAAGCGGATTGGCCGCAAGATCGAATCCACGGAGAGCCTGGCTTCGGCGCCGGAGGAGGGCAGAAGCTCTTTCTCGGGCATGGGGCTGCATAATACGGTGGAACGGATGAGAATGACGTTTGGGGAGTTTTTTGAGATCAAGGTGAACAGTCAGCCCGGCTCAGGTACCGTCATCGAGATGCACATACCGCTTAAGGAGGAGAACCGCGATGTATAA
- a CDS encoding ABC transporter substrate-binding protein has translation MRKRKVWASAMSGVLMLSLLAGCGGNNGNNAAGGKATAAPDATNSAAGTDSGSGENVNLRLYTYGTEEAYNWKHTLEAYKEVEPGVTVELVQLSEKGDTQEAFKKLDLEAASSAQMDILMFSDAAGYAQRVALGMAEPLDEFIAKDGYKVEEDYKVDTHLDGKVYALPGKFNPWYVLLNKNHLDEAGLAVPADWTWDEFADYAKKLTQGEGAQKRYGTYFHGPQGGGWMEFLKLKLENQPQNAEFLKADGTSNLDDPNFKSTLELRLRMEKEDQSSVPYSDMISQKLAYRTQFFNESASMLLIGSWMNTEIGGTDKVPLNFNMAVAPFPKNNAGDEKGLTPVTTDYVAVAAKSKNKEAAYKFVRWYTTEGQLVQGKNIPAWSKVTSDQVEGIIDTILSGTKNPEKVDKKTLVDTLVASKASAIIPPATYQSEVYKAINEEYEKMILGNQDVDTTVKNSQDRVNKIIDANKK, from the coding sequence ATGAGAAAAAGAAAAGTGTGGGCAAGTGCAATGTCGGGTGTCTTGATGTTAAGTCTGCTGGCGGGCTGCGGGGGCAACAACGGCAATAATGCCGCAGGCGGCAAGGCAACTGCAGCTCCGGATGCTACGAATAGTGCCGCAGGCACGGATAGCGGCAGCGGGGAGAATGTGAATCTGCGGTTATACACCTATGGTACAGAAGAAGCCTACAACTGGAAGCATACGCTGGAGGCTTATAAAGAGGTAGAACCCGGCGTAACGGTAGAACTGGTGCAGCTGAGTGAGAAGGGCGATACCCAGGAAGCGTTCAAGAAGCTGGATCTGGAAGCCGCCTCCTCTGCGCAAATGGACATTCTGATGTTCAGTGATGCTGCCGGTTACGCTCAGCGCGTAGCGCTTGGCATGGCTGAGCCGCTGGATGAATTCATCGCCAAAGACGGCTATAAAGTGGAAGAAGACTATAAAGTGGATACGCATCTGGACGGCAAGGTGTATGCGCTGCCCGGGAAATTCAACCCATGGTATGTACTGCTGAACAAAAACCATCTGGATGAAGCCGGACTTGCGGTTCCTGCAGACTGGACCTGGGATGAGTTCGCCGATTATGCCAAGAAGCTGACGCAGGGTGAAGGCGCGCAGAAACGTTACGGCACTTATTTCCACGGCCCGCAGGGCGGAGGCTGGATGGAGTTCCTGAAGCTGAAGCTGGAGAACCAGCCACAGAATGCCGAATTCCTTAAGGCGGATGGTACGTCCAATCTCGACGATCCCAACTTCAAGTCAACGCTGGAGCTGAGATTGAGAATGGAAAAAGAAGATCAATCCTCGGTGCCTTACTCCGATATGATCTCGCAGAAGCTGGCTTACCGCACCCAATTCTTCAATGAATCGGCAAGCATGCTGCTGATCGGCAGCTGGATGAATACCGAAATCGGCGGAACGGACAAGGTGCCGCTTAACTTCAATATGGCCGTTGCTCCATTTCCAAAGAACAATGCAGGCGATGAGAAAGGGCTGACTCCGGTTACGACCGACTACGTGGCTGTGGCCGCCAAATCGAAGAACAAGGAAGCCGCCTATAAATTTGTCCGCTGGTACACTACCGAAGGACAGCTGGTGCAAGGCAAGAACATTCCAGCCTGGAGCAAGGTAACCAGTGACCAGGTCGAAGGCATCATCGATACCATTCTGTCCGGCACCAAGAACCCGGAGAAAGTAGACAAAAAGACCCTGGTAGATACGCTGGTGGCTTCTAAAGCCTCGGCGATCATTCCACCGGCAACCTACCAATCCGAAGTATACAAAGCGATTAACGAAGAGTATGAAAAAATGATTCTCGGCAACCAGGATGTCGACACGACCGTTAAAAACTCCCAGGACCGGGTGAATAAAATTATCGACGCCAACAAAAAATAA
- a CDS encoding carbohydrate ABC transporter permease, with protein sequence MQTREGLDLRKIVVTIVMFVGSILFLLPFIWMLVTSFKVESEVFTYPIQWLPKEWNAIENYKEVWFGQYPFTMYYWNSIKVAVITTTLSCLVSAMAAYGFSKIKFKASNFLFMIVLVTYMIPGQAILIPQFILYRNIGLFDSHLGLIMLGSFSVLGTFMLRQFFMGLHQEFIESAKIDGAGHGRIFWSIAMPLVKPAVATYAILRFIWTWNDYQNPLIFIRSDRLLTLPIAVQKFTSMSGEFYSLIMAAAVSAILPLILIFIIGQKSVIEGIALGGVKG encoded by the coding sequence ATGCAAACGCGCGAAGGGCTGGACTTACGTAAGATTGTCGTAACGATTGTAATGTTTGTGGGAAGTATCTTGTTCCTGCTGCCTTTTATATGGATGCTGGTAACCTCGTTTAAAGTAGAGTCGGAAGTATTCACTTACCCGATCCAGTGGCTGCCGAAGGAATGGAATGCGATTGAGAACTACAAGGAAGTCTGGTTTGGGCAATATCCGTTTACGATGTATTACTGGAACTCTATTAAAGTGGCTGTCATCACCACCACCTTGTCTTGTCTCGTATCGGCCATGGCCGCGTACGGCTTCTCCAAAATCAAATTCAAGGCCAGCAATTTCCTGTTCATGATCGTGCTGGTGACCTACATGATTCCCGGACAGGCGATCCTGATCCCGCAGTTTATTCTGTACCGCAACATCGGGCTGTTCGACAGCCACCTGGGGCTGATTATGCTGGGCAGCTTCAGTGTATTGGGTACGTTTATGCTGAGACAATTTTTTATGGGACTGCATCAGGAGTTTATCGAATCTGCCAAAATCGACGGCGCCGGCCACGGCCGCATCTTCTGGTCGATTGCCATGCCACTGGTCAAGCCAGCCGTAGCCACCTATGCGATTCTGCGGTTCATCTGGACCTGGAATGACTACCAGAACCCGCTGATCTTCATCCGTAGCGACAGACTGCTGACCCTGCCGATTGCGGTGCAGAAATTCACTTCCATGAGCGGAGAATTTTACTCTCTCATTATGGCGGCGGCGGTATCGGCGATTCTGCCGTTGATCCTAATTTTTATTATCGGGCAGAAAAGTGTTATCGAAGGGATTGCTCTCGGCGGCGTCAAAGGCTGA